Below is a genomic region from Sphingobacteriales bacterium.
TGATGGAATTATAAACTCCGTCACTGACACTGTTCGCCTCCGTTTTTACCCCGTAATCGCCCCATTTGATTTTGTAAGGATGGTCTTCAGGACAAACAAACAAAGGTTTCCCCTGATAAATGACAAAAGGAACAACAGACGACTTGGATGTTTTAAACGAATACATCATTCCATAACTTGTACCAGCTTCATTGGTTACATAAGCTTTAAAATAATATTCCGTTTCAGGGTCAAGGTTGGTCATGGTACTGATAAATTTGCCATCTTTCACTTCATCTGTCGTATGAGCACCATCAAGAGACGGATTGGTCCCCTTGCTCCAGCATACTCCGCAAACGAGCTTCCTGCTGTTTCCGTCATCTATCACTTCACCTCCGGCTACCGCAGTGGTGGCAGTAATTTGTGTAGCCT
It encodes:
- a CDS encoding DUF1566 domain-containing protein, which gives rise to MKRIILLSGLLFLSGNVFYSCKKEITLPQVLTVKATQITATTAVAGGEVIDDGNSRKLVCGVCWSKGTNPSLDGAHTTDEVKDGKFISTMTNLDPETEYYFKAYVTNEAGTSYGMMYSFKTSKSSVVPFVIYQGKPLFVCPEDHPYKIKWGDYGVKTEANSVSDGVYNSIKIVDKLGKTKNYAARVCDDLVAYGYDDWYLPSRDELMAIFEKKDDVGKFLNSYYWTSTEYDGFNALYVSFINGYMDLTSKEYEYHVRCVRK